One Acanthochromis polyacanthus isolate Apoly-LR-REF ecotype Palm Island chromosome 6, KAUST_Apoly_ChrSc, whole genome shotgun sequence DNA segment encodes these proteins:
- the tcf15 gene encoding transcription factor 15 produces MTFAMLRPVATHLIYSDFTVTSEDDENRSESDGSSEQSYCGSTGKRRRISRKLEGDTAVVVKQRSAANARERGRTQSVNTAFTALRTLIPTEPVDRKLSKIETLRLASSYISHLANVLLIGDGGADGQPCLGAVHAQGESGGKQPRTICTFCLSNQRKGIKDGKDCLKMRGLGPLRMRR; encoded by the exons ATGACTTTTGCCATGCTGCGGCCTGTGGCGACGCACTTGATCTATTCGGACTTTACTGTCACGTCCGAGGACGATGAAAACCGCAGCGAGAGCGACGGCAGCTCGGAGCAAAGTTACTGTGGCTCTACGGGGAAACGAAGACGGATTTCGCGCAAACTGGAGGGAGACACCGCAGTGGTGGTGAAGCAGAGGAGCGCAGCTAACGCCAGGGAGAGAGGCAGGACCCAGAGCGTCAACACCGCCTTCACAGCCCTGCGGACTCTCATACCCACCGAGCCTGTGGACAGAAAACTATCCAAAATAGAAACTCTTCGACTGGCATCCAGCTACATTTCCCATCTGGCCAACGTGCTTCTCATTGGAGACGGTGGCGCAGACGGACAGCCGTGCCTCGGCGCGGTCCATGCGCAAGGAGAGAGTGGAGGGAAGCAGCCGCGGACCATCTGCACATTCTGTCTGAGCAACCAGAGGAAAGGG ATAAAGGATGGAAAAGACTGTTTGAAAATGCGAGGGCTGGGTCCGCTGCGAATGAGACGCTGA